Below is a genomic region from Candidatus Methylomirabilota bacterium.
ACGCCGCAGAGTGGGTTGGGCCGTATCAGGATCGGCGCCTCGGTCTGTATCAGGCGGCGAAGTATTACTACCACAGTGGGTGGCACGAGCCCTCGACGACGAGCGAGTTGATTATTAACAAGAAGGCGTGGAATTCCCTGGAGAAGGACCTCCAGGCTATCGTGCGGGCTGCCGCGACCGAGGCGAACTTGCGGAGCACCTCGTGGGCTGAGGCCAATAACGCGGGGGCGCTCGACGACATGATCAGGAATAAAGGCGTGAAGCTCCGGCTGCTGCCCAAGGATGTTATTGAAAAGCTCCGTGTAACAACCGCGGAGGTGCTCGCCGAGGCGAACAAGGATCCCCAGAGCCGAAAGGTCTACGCGTCCTACCAGAGGTTTCAGGACAACTGGCGCGAGTGGGCGGGCATCTCCGAGGGGACGTATCACGAGTACATCCGCGGTAAGAAGTAACGTCAGGCCAGTGTGGTTAGAGGGGCGGCGGGTGATCCCCGCCGCCCCGTTCTTACGTCTGGACATACTCAACGTTATGCATGAAGGCCTGGTCTGAGTTCGCTGGTCGTCCCAGACAGAAATCCAAAAGGAGCGCACATGTATTGGCTGCAAAAAATCAGTCGCCGAATCGACGCACTCAACGAGCGGGTCGGCCGCGCGACGTCGTGGCTCGCGTCCCTGATGGTCGCGGTGGTGGCGTGGAATGTTTTCCTCCGGTTATTCTTCCACAAGGGATCGGTCGCCATGCAGGAGCTCGAGTGGGCCCTCTTTGGCCCGCTCTTCTTGCTCACGGCGGGCTACACCCTGGTGCACGACGAACATGTCCGAGTGGATATCTTCTATTCACGGCTCTCAGATCGGGGCAAGGCCCTCGTGGACTTGGCCGGTTCGCTTCTCTTCCTCATTCCGGTCTGTGTCTTGATTATCTGGACCTCATGGCCCTTTATCGCTGCCTCGTGGGCGGCGGGGGAGGTCTCGCCTGATCCGGGGGGACTGCCGGCCCGGTATATTCTGAAGGCCGTCATACCCGTCGGGTTTTCCCTTCTCGGACTGCAGGGCCTCTCGATGGCAATTCATAGCCTCTGTCGTGTGATGGGCCTCGAAGGCGAGGAGGACACACCAGAAAGAGACACCTTCGTTGGAACTTGAAACCCTAGCCGTCCTGATGATCGTGGGGCTCCTCGTCCTGCTGTTGCTGGGCTACCCAGTCGCTTTTACGCTCGGGGCCGTCGGATTCATCTTCGGCATGATGGGTTTCGGTTTCGATTTCTTCTACCTGTTGCCGCTTCGGATTTACGGCGTAATGGAAAATTACACGCTGCTGGCTATCCCTTTGTTCGTCTTCATGGGGGTGATGCTCGAACGATCCGGATTGGCCGAGGATCTGCTCGAGACGATGGGGCTGCTCTTTGGCGGGATGCGGGGCGGACTGGCGATCTCGGTGGTCGTGGTCGGGGCGTTGCTCGGGGCGTCAACGGGGATCGTGGGGGCGACGGTCGTGACGATGGGGCTTTTATCGCTCCCCACCATGCTGCGCCGGCGATATAGCCCAGAGCTGGCGACAGGGACCATCTGTGCGTCCGGAACCCTCGGCCAGATCATCCCCCCGAGCCTCGTCCTTATTGTGCTGGCCGATATCCTCGGGATTTCAGTCGGGGCCATCTTCGTGGCCGCTTTTCTCCCCGGTCTTATGCTGGCCGGAATCTTTGTCGTGGCGATCGCCCTGATCGCTTTCTTCTTTCCGGCGGCGGCTCCGGCGATCCCCTTTGAAGAGCGAGCCCGCGTCAGCGCGGGAGAGCTTTTCATCCGTTCTGTGAAGGTCCTTGTTCCCATCGGGGCTTTGATCGTTGGCGTCCTCGGTTCGATCTTGATGGGGTTAGCCGCGCCCACCCGCGCAGCGGGAATGGGTTGCGTGGGGGCCCTACTGATTACGGCCTTGAACGGTCGCCTGACGATGCAACGACTTCGCGAAGTGAACCGGAGCACCGCCAGGATTACGTGCATCGTGATGATCATCTTAGTGGGGGCCCAGGTCTTTGGCTTAAGCTTCCGTGGGCTCGACGGGGACGTCCTCGTTCGGGACATGCTGACCTCCATGCCGGGGGAGAAGTGGGGCGTGATTGCGTTCGTGATGGGACTCTTGTTTTTCCTCGGCTTCTTTCTGGAATGGATCGAGATCACCTTTATCGTGGTGCCGATCGTGGCGCCGGCCTTGATTCAACTGGACGTCGATCTACTTTGGTTTTCGATCGTGATCTGCATGAATCTTCAGACGTCGTTTCTGACGCCCCCCTTTGGGTGGTCACTCTTTTTTTTGAAAGGGGTTGCACCCCCCGAGGTGACGACCGGCCATATTTACCGAGGCATCGTCCCCTTTGTGGCCCTCCAGATCGTCGGGTTGGTGCTTCTTCTCATGTTTCCCGAAATGGCCCTCTGGCTTCCCCGGCTGATCGGCTGGTATGAGTAATGACACCCACCGCACATCGCCCGACCGTCCTCGCCCCCCGGGGGATGGTCGCGTCCCCCCATTACCTCGCCTCGGCCGCAGGGCTCCGAGTCCTCCAGGCGGGTGGTAACGCCATCGACGCCGCCATCGCTGCTGCGGCCGTCTGCTCCGTGGTTTATCCCCACATGTGCAGTATCGGCGGGGATAACTTCTGGCTGATTTACGATGCCAAGACCAGAACCGTTCGGGCCCTCAACGGGTCGGGGCGATCGGGAGAGCGGTGCAGTATTGATCAGTACCACCGCACGGGCAATCTCAATGCCATTCCTCGCCGTGGATTCCTGGCGGCCAATACGGTGCCGGGAGCGGTGGACGGGTGGGCGACGGCGCATGAGTACGGACGTTGGAGCGTGGGGACAAAGCTTCTGTGGTCCTCCCTTTTCGAGGAGGCCGTTGAGTATGCTGAAAAAGGATATCCGGTCTCCCCGAGTCAGTCGGTGTGGACCGGACGGAACATCGAGGATGAATCCGACCCGCTCCGGGGGCTGCAGCGGTGGGAAGGATTCCGTCGAACCTTTCTGAATCCGAATGGTGAGCCGTATCACCCCGGCGAAATCATGAAGCAACCGGATCTCGCCCGCACGCTGAAGACCATTGCCTACGGGGGAGGTCGCTTTTTTTATGAGGGGGATATCACTCGGCGGATCGTCCGGTATCTCGATCAGCATGGCGGAATGCTGACGGAAGGCGACTTTTACAGTCACCGATCGGATTGGGTGGAGCCGATTCGGGCCGGGTACCGGGGATACACGGCTTATGGATTTCC
It encodes:
- a CDS encoding TRAP transporter small permease subunit, with protein sequence MYWLQKISRRIDALNERVGRATSWLASLMVAVVAWNVFLRLFFHKGSVAMQELEWALFGPLFLLTAGYTLVHDEHVRVDIFYSRLSDRGKALVDLAGSLLFLIPVCVLIIWTSWPFIAASWAAGEVSPDPGGLPARYILKAVIPVGFSLLGLQGLSMAIHSLCRVMGLEGEEDTPERDTFVGT
- a CDS encoding TRAP transporter large permease subunit yields the protein MELETLAVLMIVGLLVLLLLGYPVAFTLGAVGFIFGMMGFGFDFFYLLPLRIYGVMENYTLLAIPLFVFMGVMLERSGLAEDLLETMGLLFGGMRGGLAISVVVVGALLGASTGIVGATVVTMGLLSLPTMLRRRYSPELATGTICASGTLGQIIPPSLVLIVLADILGISVGAIFVAAFLPGLMLAGIFVVAIALIAFFFPAAAPAIPFEERARVSAGELFIRSVKVLVPIGALIVGVLGSILMGLAAPTRAAGMGCVGALLITALNGRLTMQRLREVNRSTARITCIVMIILVGAQVFGLSFRGLDGDVLVRDMLTSMPGEKWGVIAFVMGLLFFLGFFLEWIEITFIVVPIVAPALIQLDVDLLWFSIVICMNLQTSFLTPPFGWSLFFLKGVAPPEVTTGHIYRGIVPFVALQIVGLVLLLMFPEMALWLPRLIGWYE